In Tripterygium wilfordii isolate XIE 37 chromosome 17, ASM1340144v1, whole genome shotgun sequence, the genomic window GGATATGGTtctaaaaatgaatgaaaagttTGATAAATATTGGGGTGAGTGTAACTTGTTGATGTCTATAGCTGCTGTTTTAGATCCCCGATGCAAGATGAAgttgattgaattttgttttccaatTATTTATCCATGTTGGGAAGTTAGTGAAAAAATTAAAGAAGTGCGTGAAGCATTGTATGCGCTTTATGAAGAGTATTATGAGGCAATTCGAGCAGAAGAAAGTATGGTTGAACAAAGTGGGGAGGGTGGTAGTAGTTTCACTAGTGGTGGTGGTAGTTGTGTGACTGAATTAAATGAAGATTCTGGATGGTCTAAGTTTCATCAATTTGTGAGAACAACTGAAAGCATTCCACCTTCAAAATCTGAATTGGATGCTTATTTGGAAGAGAGTATTCATCAATGCAAACCAGAAGAATCAATGAACTTTGATGCCGTAGCTTGGTGGGGTTTGAACAACCTCAAGTTTCATACTTTATCAAGGATGGCGTGTGATATTCTTGCAATACCAGCTAGCACAGTGGCTTCAGAGGCTACTTTTAGTGCTGGTGGTCGAATCATTGATAGCTATCGATCTTCTTTAGCCATTGAAACTGTGCAAGCTTTAGTTTGTGGTGCTGATTGGGTTCGAAATCTGCATGGGGTAAAGGAGAAAGCATCTAAAGTGAGTaatcaatattatttttgtgttgttttgtCATTTTAAACTAAGCCTTATTCAAtgtttttaaatcaaaattaatattgtttttgttttgtctttgtaGACTGAAGACATGCCTCAAGAGGTTGTGTTGCCTATTTGATGGAGGAatgaaaagtttcattttgCATTTGATGGTCAATTGGTGTTTTTTTGGACTTTtggactttttatttttatttttatgaatgtATCATGTATGAATGATTAATTTGGTGAACTCTGGTTTGTAAAACTATTAATGATTATGTTTAAACTTGATTTTATATTTGAATAAGTTTATCAAAGGGCAGCCCGCGAGCTGAGCTCGGGCCCGTGAGCTTTTCATAGGGCCGGGCTCGAGTTGATGTTTTACAGGCCCTAACGGGCTAGGGCCGAGCTCGGGCTTCTCATAAAAGTAACGGGCAGGGCCTGAGCATGGCAAAGCCCGGCTCGGCCCGGCCCGTTTACACCCCTAGTAACTGtcaccacttcttcctctttttatgGGCCACTCTTAGCACTACTCTTTCTTGGGCAGTTATACTCATCAATTGGGCTTCTCTTTTTCaacaatatgggcttatgggctgtGATTGATGATGGGTTGTATaggctgcaccttgggccttgtacatgaACTAGGCttagcccataatatttttagtgccaacaattgccccccaGCTTGAATTCAACTATTCAAAGTTGAATTCCAAGCTGGTTTTTCGGCCCTTCTCAATAGCCCttcaaatatcaattactatcaaataaatccatttaaaattcaaacttttctcttacctcatttaatttgatcagctgCTGCCTCTTCATCTCTCACTCTTGCATGCCTCTTCCTTCCATAATCTGTTTGAGAAAGCCTTtacctttttctctcttcttttccttcaATCGATGGCTTCCTTTCTTCCAAATACTGCTTCCATTGACTCCTATCTTTCCACTGAGAAaatgacgagcttttcaccacTCTCTCATGAAGAACTACTTGCCAACCGTGCAAATGAGTTACCGCTATTGGAACGACATCGTTCTTGGCCCAAACCACCTCTGGGATGGAGAGACTGGGTCAATCGATTTTGAACTACCTTCGGTGTACAATGGATGAAGTAAGGACTTGATCGATTTATTGACATGACTCTTGAGCCAATTCCCTTCGACCCAGCTTTGATTTTAGTGGCCTGCTGTTTCTGGTCCCGTTCGACAAATTCTTCTGCTTTTCCTAgtggccatatgaccatcaccctgagggatatgtatgccctaactTGGCTACCCATTACAGGTCCAAATGCTCCCTGCCTCTTTTCTTCTGTCAGAATCACcgaggtaggagtaatggaggaaaagaaaactttttccTACCAGGGTTTGAGCTCCACAAAGCATCTTGGAGAACCTACCTTCAAAGAACATGCTCTATTCTTATGGTGTCTAATATGCAGGTATGTTTTCGGTACCTTTGcaaatcaacctgccaaagattATCTTCCCCTTGTGTGTGCCCTAGTTGAAGGTCAGAATGTAGCTTTAGGTAGTATTTGGCTAGGCCGTATTTATCACTGTCTTTCTCTgctcacctttgagaaaccctattaccatcatttttttggtagcctttggattcttcagccttgGCTGTTCACTTACTTCCCCGCTCTACGTGCTCCTGGTTATCAACTACCTACCAAATTCACTTCTTATGGGTAGTCTGTCTTGGCTTGCACCAGTGATAgatcttttgtagaaatcttcaatttcttcttgttattGCCTTCAAATcgacctgattctgaatatttcttGTTCACTGACACTTTGCCTAGTAGTCCTTTTATGCCATTATTGTCTTCAAAAGTTACCATATCTATGGTAATGAACCATCTCCTTCGTGATTTCTGGGCCAATCTTGTTACACccaggtatctccatgaaggGCCAATATTGATAACCCCATGAACCCTATttgtggctttgaggcctacaatcctcaGCTCTGTTCTAGGTAGTtgggttatacccaaaatgtgcCTCTTAACCGCCTTTCCCATTACAACCCTCATAGAGAAGAGAGGACTAGTGTTCAGTCCAGAGAAAGGATCGAAAACCAGGTGGCTGCCAATAAAAACGCTTTGAGAAGATTTGTGTTTCAACTGCTACCACCATTCAGTCCTGGTTGTACTTCTGACTATCTATCCTGGAGGGAAAGATATTACACAGGTCTGCTTCCACTTCATCCGCTACCTCCTCTCAATACTGAATTTGAGGCAGACATTGCAGATGTTACACATGGTATGTTTTCTTTACCTCTTTTTCCATTTGCTTGTTTGTCTATGAAATTCTGATATGGCAATATACTGTGCAGCTATTCTTGCTATACCAATTTCCTCGagaaaattgaacattaaaaatGAGGCAATCTCCCccaagaagaagccaaaaaccCATAAGAAGGTGGTGGCTGTGAGAAGACCTCAACGATCTTCTACTAGAATTAAAAAGACCACCAAATCCAGTTCAGAGCCTATTACAATTTCAGgagatgatgataatgaagctTCTGGAGATGAGAGTGAAAAGACTTCCACCAGTTATACAGGAGTTCCTTCATCAGATGAGCCAATTGTCACTCCCAAAATTTCTAACCAACCTTCTGGCTCAgttactcctctctcttctcaggttgatatctttcattttctttattttgctatcAGAAATAATTCTTTCATACTTATGACAGTATTTTATGTATgcaggcagcaacatcattCAAGGTACTTACCTCTATTATTCCAACCAGCGTGGTAAATCCAATAGCAGGTCTGGATTTCTCCTTCTTAACTCCGCCTCCTCTTGCTAGCaaagtgccaactgaggaagaactaTAGCGTGCCACCAATAGATTGGTCCAGATTTTTGAGAAAAACCTTCCGGATGTTCAAGAAGCATatggtaaggaagctttaaaGCATGTGAAGACTCTGCTGGCAGATCCTCAGATAGCTCCCAAAAGTAAAAGTAGACTCATTCATctggagcatgatttgcatcatctacccacTGCCTTTCATCAAGATTATTCTCTGGAGCAAACtttatctagcaagttggaaggtttatctaacgatcgagctgcttatgaaattttacttgccaaCTCTGAAAACCTGGCtgctgaagaccttgggattcagAAGAATATCATTGCtgctcaagaagaaattgagactTTAGAACTCAAGATCCAAGGTTTGAAAGGTAAGATTCTGCagtaatatgatgcaagaaacCAGGTgcatgaaagattccaagatGCTCAGTAAAATCTCAATACTCTGGGTGCTTCCATCAAGTCACAACTATCAGATGCTCATgcttggtcttcagatttgcaGCTAACTCAAGCACGCCTTCAAGCACATCAGAATACCTGGTCGGGTCTGAAGCATATGCTAACTTGATTGTTGGATTTTGACCATTGTTTGGCCTTGGTTGATTtattagaaataattttattgccatctgtattggcttctagtacttgactttggccattatttggccctaatttcggatattttcttttataattgctaatcatttatttgtaatttcttttgtgtggcctgtggccatctaatattttttattcataatatgcggccAATAAGGCCAAATGCTTTCACATCCTTTATATCATTACAGATgtagattcccaaatgcttAGGAAGtatggctttaagtatttgccattgataaatctcttatgtggctgaccatctaggtctgccagccaatatgcattgcctttgagaattttgtggaccttgaagggtccttcccagtttggagaccatttgcctAGCTCTCTgtccttgattcctggtggtaggatcaccttccacaccatttggccttcatggaacactttcttcttcactttcttgttataggcctttgctatcttcttcttttggactatcatcaTGTTCAAAGTCTCCATCCTACTTTCATCCAACTGTTCTAGTTCCATGTTCATAGCTTCT contains:
- the LOC119982271 gene encoding zinc finger BED domain-containing protein RICESLEEPER 2-like isoform X1 codes for the protein MSGSEYPTSNLFLSEIYRVKEVLKSKALDENDYIKDMVLKMNEKFDKYWGECNLLMSIAAVLDPRCKMKLIEFCFPIIYPCWEVSEKIKEVREALYALYEEYYEAIRAEESMVEQSGEGGSSFTSGGGSCVTELNEDSGWSKFHQFVRTTESIPPSKSELDAYLEESIHQCKPEESMNFDAVAWWGLNNLKFHTLSRMACDILAIPASTVASEATFSAGGRIIDSYRSSLAIETVQALVCGADWVRNLHGVKEKASKTEDMPQEVVLPI